A genomic segment from Methanomicrobium sp. W14 encodes:
- a CDS encoding NEW3 domain-containing protein translates to MKITQYFSIKSKKNLKGIAFTAFLILFLVISAVQPVYADDSSSNSGSSSRFTMACKYPGQIIEAGEVVKFDITIKNVAGTNTPKKLRVDTFKGENDWEFKFIKNDMKIDRLSLEPGESDTVQLEVKTAGDTPVDTYQLRVSLDDAKLWLYIIIDKTHAGENGVLKLKIVNEQGDTIKGAKVSAFSDRKSNASTVVYSTSDGEVRTELVQGTYRLLVENDGYLSREKDDVVIQSGYTEDVGTLMLERKNFGLDIDTKAPVVTAQIGDKPIFEMKLSNVGKSDDTFTLSYEDMPDGWYGRYKEAADSTSEVSEVFIKAGEEKTVFFEVIPPYSVTKGDYTFKSDVISSDNSSYKTNLKATIKGSSDLEVFSEKYLYEVTKGETVEIPVKILNKGNGVALTNVRIEVSTPEGWKVTTSPETLPSIAPGKKDTVLLKVVPPSNIAASEYKITVKVVSDQNEVSDSIRIDVKENSLIGIFGILMIIIVGAGVYYMYRKYERR, encoded by the coding sequence GAACCTAAAAGGCATCGCATTCACGGCATTTTTAATTCTGTTTCTGGTAATTTCCGCAGTCCAGCCCGTATATGCAGATGACAGCAGTTCTAACAGCGGCTCAAGTAGCAGATTCACCATGGCATGCAAATATCCCGGGCAGATAATAGAGGCAGGAGAAGTGGTTAAATTTGATATAACCATCAAAAATGTTGCCGGAACCAACACCCCTAAAAAACTTCGGGTAGACACTTTCAAAGGGGAAAATGACTGGGAGTTCAAGTTCATCAAGAATGATATGAAAATTGACAGGCTCTCACTTGAACCGGGAGAATCCGATACGGTACAGCTGGAGGTAAAGACCGCGGGAGATACTCCGGTTGACACATACCAGCTGAGAGTTTCACTGGACGATGCAAAACTCTGGCTTTATATTATTATAGACAAAACACACGCAGGAGAAAACGGTGTTCTAAAACTTAAGATAGTCAACGAGCAGGGCGACACCATAAAAGGTGCAAAAGTTTCGGCATTTTCTGACAGGAAATCCAATGCCTCTACAGTCGTCTACTCGACATCCGACGGAGAAGTCAGGACAGAGCTTGTACAGGGAACATACCGGCTCCTGGTTGAAAACGACGGATACCTGAGCCGCGAAAAGGATGACGTTGTTATCCAGAGCGGGTACACCGAGGACGTCGGCACTTTAATGCTCGAAAGAAAGAATTTCGGTCTTGATATCGACACGAAAGCCCCCGTTGTAACTGCACAGATTGGAGACAAGCCTATATTTGAGATGAAGCTTTCAAACGTCGGAAAAAGCGACGATACATTCACACTCTCATACGAGGACATGCCTGACGGCTGGTACGGCCGCTACAAAGAGGCTGCAGACTCCACGAGCGAGGTCTCTGAAGTCTTCATAAAGGCAGGAGAAGAAAAAACGGTATTCTTTGAGGTCATCCCCCCGTACTCCGTGACGAAAGGGGATTATACCTTCAAATCAGACGTCATATCTTCAGACAATTCCTCATACAAGACAAACCTGAAGGCCACAATCAAGGGAAGCAGTGACCTGGAAGTATTCTCCGAAAAATACCTTTACGAGGTGACAAAAGGCGAAACAGTAGAAATTCCCGTTAAAATCCTCAACAAGGGCAACGGTGTAGCCCTGACAAACGTAAGAATAGAGGTCTCAACGCCTGAAGGATGGAAGGTTACGACATCACCGGAGACTCTTCCAAGCATCGCACCAGGCAAAAAGGACACAGTACTCTTAAAGGTCGTCCCGCCGTCCAATATCGCCGCATCCGAATACAAAATAACCGTAAAAGTAGTGTCAGACCAGAACGAGGTCTCTGACAGCATAAGAATTGATGTGAAGGAAAACTCACTCATAGGAATTTTCGGCATACTGATGATAATTATAGTCGGAGCAGGCGTTTATTATATGTACAGAAAATACGAAAGAAGATAA
- a CDS encoding serine/threonine-protein kinase, whose translation MKKNAYAEIAVALAIVMVVAAAVFVLSFSGNSSLKSSPSYVTVTSGDYTEDNPESFIFSNNSLNISGSGEGIFLENSPAKVVVHILNSQKFNDSFNESGHKYDGGLDLYTVPLVDVSVRGDESLLNSSWAEIWYSENSGFFYFALIISFVMSAVLSIIPNRHEKGWFFGDPAKKILIAGGNILIASLMCLISSGLIESSYSIFELSEQGLFICAGLIFTLIYAAASSILFFGLTIASGKTGYSPHAHFLSLAGAGIFYALCLSSENPALYGMNLVYIPLLLVLSALLVLVPRFVPVFSSGKSTNAANFEKGDNTLVFDSGENTPEERQPLFPKELYKNYSDVSIAGAGGIAIVFHAKRKEDGRDVAVKVPISRDELTGRSFIREIGVWEKLRHKNIVEVYSANILPVPYIEMEYIEKNISDLLAHIPVLYAFEIMCGILEGLSYAHKKEIVHHDIKPANVLIDSDSTPKLTDWGLCRSASDNFECSGMGFSFFYAAPEQIFPMKYGRPGKKTDIYQAGLLFYEILTGRKVHTGDIIGKFFSEDEKEEIKPVSSVLSDDSLKPADKIIRKCLEKDPLLRYDDIESLLEDIRSLYICLKGDKDKEKTGKNKKKN comes from the coding sequence TTGAAGAAAAATGCATATGCCGAAATTGCAGTTGCCCTCGCCATTGTTATGGTAGTAGCGGCTGCCGTTTTTGTTCTGTCTTTTTCCGGGAATTCCAGCCTGAAATCTTCGCCTTCATATGTCACTGTGACATCAGGAGATTACACCGAAGACAATCCGGAAAGCTTCATTTTTTCAAATAACTCTTTAAATATATCAGGCTCCGGGGAAGGAATCTTTTTGGAGAACAGTCCGGCCAAAGTTGTCGTACATATCCTGAATTCACAAAAATTCAATGATTCTTTCAACGAATCAGGTCATAAATATGATGGAGGTCTGGATTTATATACAGTCCCTTTAGTTGATGTCAGCGTACGTGGAGACGAGTCACTTCTTAACAGCAGCTGGGCTGAAATATGGTACTCGGAGAATTCCGGATTTTTTTATTTCGCCCTTATAATCTCCTTCGTAATGTCGGCCGTGCTCTCCATAATTCCCAACAGGCATGAAAAAGGCTGGTTTTTTGGGGACCCGGCAAAAAAAATCCTGATAGCAGGCGGGAATATTCTCATAGCCTCACTGATGTGCCTTATATCATCAGGGCTTATCGAAAGCTCATACAGCATTTTTGAATTATCAGAACAGGGCCTTTTCATATGCGCAGGGCTTATCTTTACCCTGATATATGCAGCGGCCTCATCAATACTGTTTTTTGGTCTTACGATAGCGTCCGGAAAAACCGGGTATTCCCCGCATGCCCATTTTTTGTCCCTTGCAGGAGCAGGAATCTTTTATGCCCTGTGCCTGTCATCCGAAAATCCCGCACTCTATGGCATGAACCTGGTATATATACCGCTTCTTCTGGTTCTCTCGGCCCTTCTTGTCTTAGTACCGCGGTTTGTGCCGGTTTTTTCATCCGGCAAATCTACAAATGCGGCAAATTTTGAAAAAGGAGACAATACTCTTGTTTTCGATTCCGGTGAAAATACACCTGAAGAAAGGCAGCCGCTGTTTCCGAAGGAACTTTACAAAAATTACAGTGACGTCTCGATTGCCGGTGCCGGCGGAATTGCAATAGTTTTTCATGCAAAAAGAAAAGAGGACGGGCGTGACGTTGCGGTAAAGGTACCCATAAGCAGGGATGAGCTTACCGGCAGGTCATTTATACGCGAGATAGGAGTGTGGGAGAAGCTTAGGCACAAAAATATCGTAGAGGTCTACTCTGCAAATATTCTTCCCGTCCCTTACATAGAAATGGAGTACATCGAAAAGAATATTTCAGACCTTCTGGCGCATATTCCGGTTCTTTATGCGTTTGAGATAATGTGCGGGATTCTTGAGGGGCTGTCCTATGCCCACAAAAAGGAAATAGTCCACCATGATATAAAGCCTGCAAATGTCCTCATAGATTCAGACAGCACCCCGAAACTCACTGACTGGGGGCTTTGCAGGAGTGCATCTGACAATTTTGAGTGCTCGGGTATGGGATTTTCGTTTTTTTATGCCGCACCTGAGCAGATATTCCCCATGAAATACGGAAGACCCGGCAAAAAAACGGACATCTACCAGGCAGGCCTTTTGTTTTATGAAATACTGACAGGAAGAAAAGTCCATACCGGAGACATAATCGGGAAATTCTTCTCTGAGGATGAGAAAGAAGAAATAAAGCCTGTATCATCAGTTCTTTCGGACGATTCACTGAAACCCGCGGACAAAATAATCCGGAAATGCCTCGAAAAAGACCCCTTATTAAGGTATGATGATATAGAAAGCCTTCTTGAGGATATAAGAAGTCTTTACATATGCCTGAAAGGTGATAAAGACAAAGAAAAAACCGGAAAAAATAAAAAAAAGAACTGA
- a CDS encoding FHA domain-containing protein — translation MKSPGTLANSGISDDPTLEDGSEPGFFEELLSYLQAISNPVRLEIILLIEKHPSSVKEIASHINCSYDNAKKHIERLMKTGIIKKEAGVGFETSKGSLPVWKYSLIPGGMESLIRSLNLFSNLNLKIISEKSEKCLLMCSKKLNSCYEKFPYLAVLGGDDDGKSIFLLSDLVKIGRATGDYDYSRISGIVALSGYYRSVTRIGGFHACFVHRGDCWYFSDLKSTNGSFVNHRAVSSGDEVMLSDGDIIDLGRGRYRARLVFHGVCSDVGNADNQGAIS, via the coding sequence ATGAAATCTCCGGGCACCCTTGCCAACAGCGGCATTTCTGATGACCCTACGCTTGAAGACGGTTCTGAGCCGGGTTTTTTTGAAGAACTCCTGTCATATCTTCAGGCGATATCAAATCCCGTGAGACTTGAGATAATTCTTTTAATTGAAAAGCATCCCAGTTCGGTAAAGGAGATTGCCTCTCATATAAACTGCAGCTACGACAATGCCAAAAAGCACATAGAAAGACTTATGAAAACAGGAATAATCAAAAAAGAGGCAGGAGTCGGTTTTGAAACCTCAAAAGGCTCACTTCCGGTGTGGAAATATTCACTTATTCCCGGTGGGATGGAGTCTCTTATAAGGAGCCTGAACCTGTTTTCAAATCTAAATCTTAAGATAATAAGTGAAAAATCCGAAAAATGCCTTTTAATGTGCAGCAAAAAACTGAACAGCTGCTATGAAAAATTTCCGTATCTTGCCGTTCTCGGCGGTGATGACGACGGCAAATCGATTTTTCTTTTGTCAGACCTGGTGAAGATAGGAAGAGCTACCGGTGATTACGATTACAGCAGAATATCCGGTATTGTGGCTCTTTCAGGGTATTACAGGTCTGTTACAAGAATTGGTGGTTTTCACGCATGTTTTGTGCACCGCGGGGATTGCTGGTACTTTTCAGACCTCAAAAGTACAAACGGATCTTTTGTAAACCACAGGGCGGTTTCATCAGGTGATGAGGTAATGCTTTCAGACGGGGATATAATAGACCTCGGAAGGGGAAGGTACCGGGCAAGGCTTGTTTTTCACGGTGTGTGCAGCGATGTCGGAAATGCAGATAACCAAGGGGCAATTAGTTGA
- a CDS encoding transglutaminase domain-containing protein, whose amino-acid sequence MFNKEPFVVPHETICIDGEWFDLEDIVHCVIEGQEYIWLDDQCYELNDSVLGDPVEINEDYEDEDDVPEQYEPPRSSGCLTKIAIVLVIIFILVLAGPEIMNTLNYAGSAVSNVDVSPVLSSVAETGDKLSESVWKTKTSDVVDAMDYTNPTTRDYALSLIDKEHGGNYNIEQICDMWEKIDGQWTYVNDPKGDEYYSPASRTINLSLKGDCDDFAIVMASSLLAIGGTPRVILASNKNKAGHAYAEVYIAKNKKGLQKIGNYICKRYNCKKIAYRTSEKNGQTRYWLNLDWSSKHPGGPYYQNDGTTIAVYQDKHWSEIT is encoded by the coding sequence ATGTTTAATAAAGAACCATTTGTAGTGCCGCATGAGACAATCTGCATAGATGGGGAATGGTTTGATCTTGAAGACATTGTACACTGCGTGATAGAAGGGCAGGAATATATCTGGCTTGATGATCAGTGTTATGAATTAAATGACTCAGTCCTAGGTGATCCCGTTGAAATCAATGAAGATTATGAGGATGAAGATGACGTACCTGAACAGTATGAGCCTCCGCGATCAAGTGGGTGTTTAACAAAAATTGCTATAGTTTTGGTTATTATCTTCATTTTAGTATTAGCGGGGCCGGAAATAATGAATACTCTGAATTATGCAGGCAGTGCTGTCAGTAACGTAGATGTCAGTCCTGTTCTGTCATCGGTGGCTGAGACCGGAGACAAATTGTCCGAGTCAGTCTGGAAAACCAAGACCTCAGATGTAGTTGACGCAATGGATTATACAAATCCTACTACCAGAGATTATGCTCTGTCGCTGATCGATAAAGAGCACGGGGGAAATTATAATATTGAGCAGATTTGCGATATGTGGGAAAAAATTGACGGACAGTGGACATACGTAAACGATCCAAAAGGTGATGAATATTATTCTCCAGCAAGCAGAACAATAAATCTCAGTTTGAAGGGAGACTGTGACGATTTTGCTATCGTTATGGCATCGTCTCTGCTTGCAATCGGCGGTACTCCACGGGTTATTCTGGCCAGTAACAAAAATAAGGCCGGACATGCCTATGCGGAAGTTTATATTGCAAAAAACAAGAAGGGCCTTCAGAAAATAGGAAATTATATCTGCAAAAGATATAACTGCAAAAAAATTGCATACAGAACCTCAGAGAAAAATGGACAGACCAGATACTGGTTAAATCTGGACTGGAGTTCAAAACATCCGGGGGGACCATATTACCAAAATGACGGAACGACTATTGCAGTATATCAGGACAAACACTGGTCGGAAATTACATGA
- a CDS encoding SbcC/MukB-like Walker B domain-containing protein, which translates to MKILKLRFSNLNSLYGEWSVDFTLPEYTNDGIFAITGPTGAGKSTILDAVCLALYGQTPRLGKISQGSNEIMSRKTGECFSEVIFGSAKGRFRCHWSQKRSYSKPDGNLQIPKHEISDADSGKILETSRNTVLKRIEDLTGMNFERFTRSVMLAQGDFAVFLNADPADRSPILEQITGTEIYSRISVKVHEKTREEKEKLSVLNAQAGAVTLISDEEKKGLLKEKEEKRKRAEELSTTLNRLSGYLLWISGMDKTREEIAGLEEKRASVLKKEMNFSGNLKRLEKAKSALKADGSYRDYKSTKELYERNKSEYEGLAIEIENAGTELAEITKKHVSANEEHNLLKKRYSEEEEIIKAVNVLDAGTEREDISYREYSKKQDELSEKHKEYENSLENFKREYDIKKKRLSQILDYLEINAVDGLIFENLGVIKSRISSLYDYEKKASAIKESLKKTIIKKKECLKKLEKYKTALEEKKEERKTSKSKVNEISDEIKRVCGENDPESLIKEKSRLERELSVFEKTTAADNNIKELNIQKESLLKRNLEIETEKLTLLRAAGAVSEEITTLEEVMSALEKKLILAAKVQSLREERKNLFDGKPCPLCGSTKHPYSKNINTLPGLSGTESDITKHKSKIKSLREKLLSNNKKYAGLETESEGNNNAISEAEDKAKKTFLAKKEELEKIGIDPTEIKEDDFYKRAHSELSEKLDSLNKTISGADNLEKELKEADKRYVLARESVYDCEKDYDNSKNAFQSLEKEESSYSSQLNETEEKISENTEFLKDTLSEFFGKDSREKITENLSDVPKILEERKNIFLDKTSEKERLKRDTEILSKDIESAEKRLEETERETGANSSRLETSLNRLLKLKKERFDIYGDKDPENEKKRFQELLSSAEKTVFDLNIRKVNLEAGLKSKSGRKGELEREVNSLSEKLEEKSAGFYSKLCDSGFKDEEEFLDSLLSPAETEKLETEHNEISGMKSRTEAMLSERKKAYESEAKKALTDKEAPVIEAEKEKAENDRNWILSEIGAVDSVISENERKRKTLSEQLKNCERQKENYLRWERLHELIGSSDGKKFRNFAQCLTFGIVISQANLRLEEMNDRYILVQNPEKQLDLCVIDNYQAGEVRSTKNLSGGESFIISLALALGLSAMSGKNVRVDSLFLDEGFGTLDDEALDTALDTLSGLRQDGKLIGIISHVPAIKQRIPTKIEVIKKQGGKSVLKGPGCNRR; encoded by the coding sequence TTGAAAATACTGAAACTGAGATTTTCAAACCTGAATTCCCTCTACGGCGAATGGTCAGTTGATTTTACTTTGCCGGAATATACAAATGACGGGATATTTGCAATTACAGGGCCTACCGGTGCCGGAAAAAGCACTATTCTGGACGCTGTGTGCCTTGCGCTTTACGGACAGACCCCGAGGCTTGGCAAAATCTCCCAGGGTTCAAACGAGATAATGTCCAGAAAAACAGGGGAATGCTTCTCGGAAGTTATCTTCGGGTCCGCAAAAGGAAGGTTCAGGTGCCACTGGAGCCAGAAGAGGTCATACTCAAAACCTGACGGAAACCTGCAGATTCCAAAGCATGAAATCTCGGATGCGGATTCGGGCAAAATCCTTGAGACCTCAAGAAATACCGTTTTAAAACGTATAGAAGACCTGACAGGCATGAATTTTGAGCGTTTCACACGCTCGGTCATGCTTGCACAGGGAGACTTTGCGGTATTTCTCAACGCAGACCCCGCCGACAGGTCACCCATTCTCGAGCAGATTACAGGAACGGAAATCTACAGCAGAATATCGGTTAAGGTGCACGAAAAGACCAGGGAGGAAAAAGAAAAACTATCGGTTTTAAACGCACAGGCAGGTGCGGTCACCCTCATCTCGGATGAGGAGAAAAAAGGACTTCTGAAAGAGAAAGAAGAGAAAAGAAAAAGGGCGGAAGAGCTTTCAACCACATTGAACAGGCTTTCCGGATACCTACTCTGGATCTCCGGAATGGACAAAACCAGGGAAGAGATAGCAGGACTTGAAGAAAAACGGGCGTCAGTCCTTAAGAAGGAAATGAATTTTTCCGGAAACCTAAAAAGGCTTGAGAAAGCGAAAAGTGCGCTTAAAGCCGATGGGTCATACAGGGACTACAAGAGCACAAAAGAGCTTTATGAAAGGAATAAATCAGAATATGAAGGACTTGCCATAGAAATCGAAAATGCCGGCACAGAACTGGCTGAAATAACCAAAAAACACGTGAGTGCCAACGAAGAACATAACCTCCTGAAAAAAAGATACTCCGAAGAAGAGGAGATAATAAAGGCCGTGAATGTTCTGGACGCCGGAACGGAACGGGAAGACATCTCATACCGGGAATACAGCAAAAAACAGGACGAACTTTCCGAAAAGCACAAGGAATATGAAAACAGTCTTGAAAATTTTAAAAGGGAATACGACATAAAAAAGAAAAGATTGTCTCAAATTCTGGATTACCTTGAAATAAACGCCGTAGACGGACTTATTTTTGAGAATTTAGGTGTTATAAAAAGCAGAATATCATCCTTGTACGATTATGAAAAAAAGGCCTCTGCAATAAAAGAAAGCCTGAAAAAAACAATAATTAAAAAGAAAGAATGCCTGAAAAAGCTTGAAAAATATAAAACTGCCCTTGAAGAGAAAAAAGAGGAGCGCAAAACATCAAAATCAAAAGTTAATGAAATATCGGACGAAATCAAAAGGGTCTGCGGGGAAAACGATCCGGAATCACTTATAAAAGAGAAATCCAGGCTTGAAAGAGAGTTGTCGGTTTTTGAAAAAACAACCGCAGCAGACAATAATATTAAGGAGCTTAACATCCAAAAGGAGTCTCTTCTGAAAAGAAACCTGGAAATTGAGACGGAAAAACTCACGTTACTCAGGGCTGCCGGGGCAGTTTCAGAGGAGATAACAACGCTTGAAGAGGTTATGTCAGCGCTTGAAAAGAAGCTTATCCTCGCTGCAAAAGTGCAGAGTCTCAGGGAAGAAAGAAAGAACTTATTTGACGGAAAACCCTGCCCTCTCTGCGGCTCAACAAAACATCCCTATTCTAAGAACATTAATACCCTCCCCGGACTTTCAGGAACGGAATCTGACATAACAAAACATAAGTCAAAGATAAAATCTCTCAGGGAAAAGCTTCTTTCAAACAACAAAAAATACGCAGGGCTTGAGACCGAGTCGGAAGGAAACAACAATGCAATATCAGAAGCTGAAGATAAAGCAAAAAAGACCTTCCTTGCGAAAAAAGAAGAGCTTGAAAAAATAGGCATCGACCCGACTGAAATTAAAGAGGATGACTTCTATAAAAGAGCTCATTCAGAGCTTTCAGAAAAACTGGACTCCCTTAATAAAACCATTTCAGGGGCAGATAACCTTGAAAAAGAATTAAAAGAGGCAGATAAAAGATATGTCCTGGCAAGGGAAAGCGTCTATGACTGCGAAAAGGACTATGACAACTCTAAAAACGCATTTCAAAGCCTCGAAAAAGAGGAGTCCTCGTACTCGTCACAGCTGAATGAAACCGAAGAAAAAATTTCAGAGAACACAGAATTTTTAAAAGATACTCTTTCAGAATTCTTCGGAAAGGATTCACGGGAAAAAATTACTGAAAACCTGTCTGATGTCCCGAAAATCCTTGAAGAGAGAAAGAACATATTCCTGGATAAGACTTCCGAAAAGGAGAGACTGAAAAGAGATACGGAAATACTTTCAAAGGATATAGAATCGGCGGAAAAAAGACTGGAAGAAACGGAGAGGGAAACAGGGGCAAACAGCAGCAGACTTGAAACTTCACTAAACAGGCTTTTAAAACTGAAAAAGGAAAGATTCGATATCTACGGAGATAAAGACCCTGAAAACGAGAAAAAAAGATTTCAGGAGCTTTTGTCCAGTGCCGAAAAAACGGTTTTTGACCTGAACATCAGGAAGGTAAACCTTGAAGCCGGGCTGAAATCAAAATCAGGGCGAAAAGGTGAACTTGAAAGAGAAGTTAATTCCCTTTCAGAAAAACTTGAAGAAAAATCAGCCGGATTTTACTCAAAACTTTGTGATTCGGGCTTTAAGGACGAAGAAGAATTCCTTGACTCTCTTTTATCACCGGCTGAAACGGAGAAACTCGAGACAGAACATAACGAAATCTCAGGGATGAAAAGCAGAACGGAGGCTATGCTTTCCGAAAGGAAAAAGGCATATGAAAGCGAGGCAAAAAAAGCCCTGACCGACAAAGAGGCACCTGTAATTGAGGCTGAAAAGGAAAAAGCGGAAAACGATAGAAACTGGATTTTATCAGAAATCGGGGCAGTTGATTCCGTAATTTCAGAAAATGAAAGAAAACGAAAAACACTCTCTGAACAGCTTAAAAATTGCGAAAGACAGAAGGAAAACTACCTGAGGTGGGAGAGGCTTCATGAGCTTATCGGGTCATCTGACGGAAAAAAATTCAGAAACTTTGCACAGTGTCTCACTTTCGGGATTGTAATCTCGCAGGCCAACCTCCGCCTTGAAGAGATGAATGACAGGTACATCCTTGTCCAGAACCCTGAAAAACAGCTTGACCTCTGCGTAATAGACAACTACCAGGCAGGAGAAGTCAGGTCAACGAAGAACCTTTCCGGTGGAGAGAGCTTTATAATAAGCCTTGCACTGGCACTCGGGCTTTCCGCAATGTCAGGCAAAAATGTCCGCGTAGACTCGCTGTTCCTTGACGAAGGCTTCGGGACACTCGACGACGAGGCTTTGGATACGGCTCTTGACACACTTTCCGGGCTTAGGCAGGACGGAAAACTGATAGGGATAATTTCGCATGTACCTGCAATAAAGCAGAGAATCCCGACAAAAATAGAAGTCATAAAAAAACAGGGCGGAAAAAGCGTCCTCAAAGGTCCAGGGTGCAACAGAAGATAA
- a CDS encoding acetate--CoA ligase family protein, protein MPETKAYSLLKKAGISVPCYFFAKNKKEVIDAAKKIPYPATLKISSPDISHKSDAGGVVLDIPDESALIREYESLLKRVKKNAGKARINGVMISEQVPSGTEVLIGGVTDPSFGRVMSFGKGGTEVELWKDVSFRLVPLDRERVRSMIDETKISAIIKGFRGLRPLDIDALTGTILKISEIFESDESIVSFDINPVILSETKAVCVDARFITDSSMKKKAPETYGSEIPKDLFMPETIAVAGASPVPGKVGYYVMQNLLEFKGEVVPVNPGRDMVLGRKAFKKVSDIKKTPDWVIICVPARKVNEIVSDAGKSGVKFCVIISAGFKETGEKGEALEKEVLETARKYNMRITGPNSLGIMIPGIGLNATFGPALPKKGPVAFISQSGAIISAVADRSITGDVGISSVISVGNQADLKFSDYVDMLSGDNRTKAAVLYIEEIVRGREFLKRAGRTIKDLPMVAIKSGRSAKGTEAARSHTGSLAGSWEIYREAFMETGIVMAYSVTRAFQTAGLLASEGWPKGNRAVVITSAGGFAVLSADYAEDNGIVLIDLSDEIKYELDKILPFGWSGKNPIDMVGDAGSKRYAETLDVLMKHDNEWDIAFVAAAPVTSIEPVRLAKEIVRFSSQTKNMVIGCLIGGDSMMQGIRVLNEAHVPNFSELADAFSSAGDCIKAAGKLKIFSENNTPGK, encoded by the coding sequence ATGCCTGAAACAAAAGCCTATTCCCTTCTTAAAAAGGCTGGGATCTCTGTTCCCTGTTATTTTTTTGCCAAAAACAAAAAAGAGGTCATTGATGCGGCAAAAAAAATTCCATATCCTGCCACCCTGAAAATATCCTCACCTGACATCTCACATAAAAGCGATGCCGGAGGTGTTGTCCTTGATATACCGGATGAGTCAGCGTTAATCAGAGAATACGAATCCCTTCTTAAAAGAGTGAAGAAAAATGCAGGGAAAGCAAGGATTAACGGTGTGATGATTTCCGAGCAGGTGCCTTCAGGGACCGAGGTTTTAATAGGGGGAGTCACCGATCCCTCGTTTGGCAGGGTGATGTCTTTCGGAAAGGGCGGAACCGAGGTAGAACTCTGGAAGGACGTATCTTTCCGCCTCGTCCCTCTTGACAGGGAAAGAGTCAGGTCAATGATTGACGAAACAAAGATTTCAGCTATAATAAAAGGATTCCGCGGACTGAGACCTCTTGATATTGATGCACTTACCGGTACAATACTTAAAATCTCGGAAATTTTTGAATCAGATGAAAGTATAGTATCATTTGACATAAACCCTGTCATTTTAAGCGAAACTAAGGCCGTATGTGTCGATGCAAGATTTATAACCGACAGCAGCATGAAAAAGAAGGCTCCCGAAACATACGGCAGTGAAATTCCAAAAGACCTTTTCATGCCTGAAACGATAGCGGTTGCGGGTGCATCCCCTGTTCCGGGAAAGGTAGGATACTATGTAATGCAAAACCTCCTGGAGTTTAAGGGAGAGGTAGTCCCCGTGAATCCCGGCAGGGATATGGTACTTGGCAGAAAAGCGTTCAAAAAAGTTTCCGACATCAAAAAAACTCCGGACTGGGTCATAATATGTGTCCCTGCCAGAAAAGTGAACGAAATAGTATCCGATGCAGGAAAATCCGGGGTTAAATTCTGTGTGATAATCTCTGCGGGGTTTAAGGAGACAGGAGAAAAAGGTGAGGCACTTGAAAAAGAGGTCCTTGAAACTGCAAGAAAATACAATATGAGGATAACCGGACCCAACAGCCTCGGAATCATGATACCCGGAATAGGTCTCAATGCGACGTTCGGTCCGGCGCTTCCCAAAAAAGGCCCTGTTGCGTTCATATCCCAGAGCGGTGCGATAATCTCGGCAGTCGCGGACAGAAGCATCACCGGTGACGTCGGGATTTCATCAGTCATTTCGGTCGGAAACCAGGCCGACCTGAAATTTTCGGACTACGTGGATATGCTTTCCGGGGACAACAGGACAAAGGCTGCCGTCTTATACATAGAAGAGATAGTCAGGGGGAGGGAGTTTCTTAAAAGGGCAGGCAGGACAATAAAAGACCTTCCCATGGTCGCAATAAAATCCGGAAGGTCGGCAAAAGGAACTGAGGCTGCGCGTTCACACACAGGCTCCCTTGCGGGGAGCTGGGAAATCTACAGGGAAGCGTTCATGGAAACCGGAATTGTCATGGCATACTCTGTCACAAGAGCTTTTCAGACAGCAGGTCTTCTGGCATCCGAAGGATGGCCAAAGGGAAACCGTGCCGTTGTAATAACAAGTGCAGGAGGATTTGCGGTTCTTTCGGCTGACTACGCAGAAGACAACGGGATTGTCCTTATCGATTTAAGCGACGAAATAAAATACGAACTGGACAAAATTCTTCCGTTTGGCTGGAGCGGCAAAAACCCGATAGACATGGTAGGAGATGCAGGTTCGAAAAGATACGCGGAAACCCTGGATGTGCTCATGAAGCATGACAACGAGTGGGACATTGCTTTTGTTGCCGCAGCGCCCGTAACGTCAATCGAACCAGTAAGACTTGCAAAGGAGATTGTCAGGTTTTCGTCCCAGACAAAAAATATGGTAATCGGGTGCCTTATAGGCGGAGACAGCATGATGCAGGGAATAAGGGTTTTAAACGAGGCCCATGTACCAAACTTTTCGGAGCTTGCAGATGCGTTTTCATCGGCCGGAGACTGCATAAAGGCAGCAGGAAAACTGAAAATTTTCAGTGAAAATAATACCCCGGGAAAATAA